CTGGCGGGGAGCCGTTTTGTCAAACCGGGAAAGCGACGAATTGCGGGAAGAGCAGGAATTCATCGATCGGCTCCATACCCGGGTCGACGCACTGCGCGGGGTGGCGGCCGAGGGTGTCGAGCACGCGCTGACTCCGGTCGGCACGGGCCAGCAGGCGCGGCTGGAGCGGGACATCCTCGTCGCGGAGCGCTCGGGACTGCTCGCGGCGCTCGACGCGGTGGACGGCTCTCTGTGTTTCGGCCGCATCGACCGCTCCGACGGGTTCGCGCACCATATCGGCCGGATCGGGATCCGTGAGGACGACGCCGACCGCACGCCTGTGCTGATCGACTGGCGTGCGCCGGTGGCGCGTCCCTTCTATCTCGCCACGGGGCACACGCCGATGGGTCTGCGCCGACGTCGCCACATCACCACCGAGGGCCGCACGGTCACCGAGCTCCATGACGAGATCCTCGATCTCGGGGACGACGACCGCACCGGTTTCGAGGACCCGAACGGCGACGCCGTGCTGCTCGCCGCGCTCAATTCCGCGCGCACCGGACGCATGGGCGACATCGTGCGGACCATCCAGGCCGAGCAGGACGGCATCATCCGGGCCCCGCACCGCGGTGTTCTCGTCGTCGAGGGCGGCCCCGGCACCGGAAAGACGGCCGTCGCGCTGCACCGGGCCGCTTTCCTGCTGTACGAGCACCGCGAGCTGCTGGCCAAGCGCGCCGTGCTCATCGTGGGCCCCAACCCGGCGTTCCTGCGCTACATCGCGGAGGTGCTGCCGTCGCTCGGCGAGACCGGGGTGCTGCTCGCCACGCAGGCCGAGCTGTTCCCCGGGGTGCACGCCACCGGTACGGACACTCCGCGCGCAGCCGCCGTCAAGGGCGGCGAGTCGATGGCCGCGGCCCTCGCCCTGGCCGTACGCGACCGGCAGCGGCTGCCGGAGCCCGGGGCGGCGATGGTGATCCCGCACGAGGACGGCGGGGATCTGGTCCTGGACTGGGAAATCGCCTACGAGGCCCGCCAGGCGGCCCGCGACACCCGGCTGCCGCACAATCTCGCCCGTCCGCACTTCGTCTTCCGGGTCATCGACGCACTCACAGCGCAACTCGTCGAACGCATCGGTGCGGACCCGTACGGGGGGCCCAACTTCCTCGGCCCCGACGACGTGGCCCAGCTCGGCCGGGACGTGGCGCTGAGCAAGGAGGTGCACGCGGCCGTGGACGAGCTGTGGCCGCCGCTCACCCCCGAGGGCTTCCTCGCCGACTATCTGGCCGACCCGGTGTACGTACCGGACGAGGACGCGGAAGCGATCCGGCGCGGGCCCTCCGCCGGGGCGTGGACCCCCGCCGACGTGCCGCTGCTCGACGAGGCCGCCGAGCTGCTCGGCGTCGACGACAGCGCGGAGCGGGCGGCCGCGGAGGCCGCCCGGCAGGAGCGGGTCGGCTACGCGCAGGGCGTGCTGGAGCTGTCGCGCGGTTCGGAGAGTTACGAGTTCGAGGACGAGGAGTCCGAGGTGCTCGCCGCGCACGACATCATCGACGCCGAGCGGATGGCGGAGCGGCACGAGGAGGCCGACCACCGCACGGCCGCCGAGCGGGCCGCCGCCGACCGTACGTGGGCGTTCGGGCACATCATCGTCGACGAGGCGCAGGAGCTGTCGCCGATGGCGTGGCGGCTGCTGATGCGGCGGTCGCCGACCCGCTCGATGACCCTGGTCGGCGACCCGGCCCAGACCTCCGAGGAGGCGGGCGTCGGGTCCTGGGAGCGGATCCTCGCCCCGTACGTGGGCGACCGCTTCGAACACGTCACGCTGGAGGTCAACTACCGTACGCCCGCCGAGATCATGGAGCTGGCCGCCGGGGTCCTCAGGGAGAAGGACCCTTCG
This sequence is a window from Streptomyces parvus. Protein-coding genes within it:
- a CDS encoding AAA family ATPase; this translates as MREEQEFIDRLHTRVDALRGVAAEGVEHALTPVGTGQQARLERDILVAERSGLLAALDAVDGSLCFGRIDRSDGFAHHIGRIGIREDDADRTPVLIDWRAPVARPFYLATGHTPMGLRRRRHITTEGRTVTELHDEILDLGDDDRTGFEDPNGDAVLLAALNSARTGRMGDIVRTIQAEQDGIIRAPHRGVLVVEGGPGTGKTAVALHRAAFLLYEHRELLAKRAVLIVGPNPAFLRYIAEVLPSLGETGVLLATQAELFPGVHATGTDTPRAAAVKGGESMAAALALAVRDRQRLPEPGAAMVIPHEDGGDLVLDWEIAYEARQAARDTRLPHNLARPHFVFRVIDALTAQLVERIGADPYGGPNFLGPDDVAQLGRDVALSKEVHAAVDELWPPLTPEGFLADYLADPVYVPDEDAEAIRRGPSAGAWTPADVPLLDEAAELLGVDDSAERAAAEAARQERVGYAQGVLELSRGSESYEFEDEESEVLAAHDIIDAERMAERHEEADHRTAAERAAADRTWAFGHIIVDEAQELSPMAWRLLMRRSPTRSMTLVGDPAQTSEEAGVGSWERILAPYVGDRFEHVTLEVNYRTPAEIMELAAGVLREKDPSFTAPVSVRSTGEKPWTRDAGEDLAGAVAEAVAELTPREGRLAVIAPRAVHEEIAAPLEGVTAGEAPDLTRTVVLLDPRQAKGLEFDHVLVVEPGLFGTSDLYVALTRATQRLGIVHLEGLPSALR